Proteins encoded by one window of Culicoides brevitarsis isolate CSIRO-B50_1 chromosome 2, AGI_CSIRO_Cbre_v1, whole genome shotgun sequence:
- the LOC134830360 gene encoding uncharacterized protein LOC134830360 → MNQDEQLELLKQHLNNDIQCRKLIENAKKAFPGPECFVKSDNFFQDLPYRPSPLPKMKSFWERDMLEERQKKNLLTTDEAKMMMRCKVPGCKNKVYASKKTLTKHIKDHHPDYYKTYGVH, encoded by the exons ATGAACCAAGACGAGCAATTAGAACTATTGAAGCAACATCTAAAT AACGATATTCAATGTCGTAAACTAATCGAG AATGCCAAAAAAGCCTTTCCCGGACCAGAATGTTTTGTAAAATCTGACaacttttttcaagatttaccATATAGGCCTTCACCCCTCCCAAAAATGAAATCTTTTTGGGAGCGAGATATGTTAGAAGAA cgaCAAAAGAAGAATCTCTTAACGACGGACGAggcaaaaatgatgatgagatGCAAAGTTCCAGgatgcaaaaataaagtttatgcATCCAAAAAAACGTTGACAAAACACATCAAGGACCATCACCCAGATTATTATAAAACATATGGAGTAcattaa
- the LOC134830359 gene encoding ubiquitin-conjugating enzyme E2 R2, with amino-acid sequence MEKVPCGSATRALALEYKSLQDEPVEGFRVKLVNDDNLFEWEVAIFGPPETLYQGAYFKAHMKFPHDYPYSPPSIKFLTKVWHPNVYENGDLCISILHPPVDDPQSGELPCERWNPTQNVRTILLSVISLLNEPNTYSPANVDASVMYRRWRDSQGKDNEYPNIIRKQAQAARIEAEKEGIIVPLTLEEYCIKPNKKTVQEPQLDVTDFYDDDYNLDSDSDCDDDDEDEDLGEEGDDNDSGNCGS; translated from the exons ATGGAAAAAGTTCCTTGCGGATCGGCGACGAGAGCTTTAGCGTTAGAGTACAAGAGTTTGCAAGACGAGCCTGTCGAGGGCTTTCGCGTAAAGCTGGTGAACGACGACAACTTATTTGAATGGGAAGTAGCGATTTTCGGGCCGCCCGAGACTCTGTATCAGGGCGCTTACTTCAAGGCACACATGAAATTCCCGCATGATTACCCGTATTCGCCGCCCAGCATCAAATTCCTCACCAAAGTTTGGCATCCGAATGTTTACGAG AACGGAGATTTGTGCATTTCGATCTTGCATCCGCCCGTTGATGATCCCCAAAGCGGCGAGCTTCCCTGCGAACGATGGAACCCCACGCAAAACGTCAGAACGATTCTGCTCTCAGTCATTTCGCTGCTGAATGAACCCAACACATACTCTCCGGCGAACGTAGATGCCTCCGTTATGTATCGACGATGGCGCGACTCGCAAGGCAAAGACAACGAATATCCGAACATCATCAG gAAACAGGCACAAGCAGCTAGAATAGAGGCAGAAAAGGAAGGCATCATTGTCCCATTGACTCTCGAAGAATATTGCATCAAACCCAATAAAAAAACAGTTCAAGAGCCTCAa TTGGATGTCACTGACTTTTACGACGACGACTACAATCTGGATTCAGATTCGGATtgcgatgatgacgacgaggaCGAGGATTTGGGCGAAGAAGGAGACGATAACGACAGCGGAAACTGCGGAtcttaa
- the LOC134832821 gene encoding G protein alpha q subunit isoform X4: MECCLSEEAKEQKRINQEIERQLRRDKRDARRELKLLLLGTGESGKSTFIKQMRIIHGSGYSDEDKRGFIKLVYQNIFMAMQSMIRAMELLKIQYSIPSNSENAELIRGVDFETVTTFEPPYVQAIKDLWGDSGIQECYDRRREYQLTDSAKYYLDDLARIEDAGYLPTEQDILRARAPTTGILEYPFDLDGIVFRMVDVGGQRSERRKWIHCFENVTSIIFLVALSEYDQILFESENENRMEESKALFKTIITYPWFQHSSVILFLNKKDLLEEKIMYSHLVDYFPEYDGPKCDDKPAREYILKLYLRENPDPDRMCYSHFTAATDTENIKLVFCAVKDTIMQTALKEFNLA; this comes from the exons ATGGAGTGCTGTCTTTCAGAGGAAGCCAAAGAACAAAAACGTATTAATCAAGAAATTGAAAGACAACTTAGACGAGACAAACGAGATGCCCGAAGGGAACTTAAATTACTCTTACTTG gtacTGGTGAATCGGGAAAGTCTACATTTATTAAGCAAATGCGTATTATTCATGGAAGCGGGTATTCTGATGAAGATAAACGTGGATTCATCAAATTAGTctaccaaaatatttttatggcaaTGCAGTCTATGATAAGAGCAATGGAACTACTCAAGATTCAATATAGTATACCGTCGAATTCA gaaaATGCAGAACTAATACGAGGCGTTGATTTTGAAACAGTAACAACATTCGAACCACCGTATGTTCAAGCGATTAAAGATCTATGGGGTGACTCAGGTATCCAAGAATGTTACGATCGACGAAGGGAATATCAGCTTACCGATTCCGCAAAATA ctATTTGGATGATTTGGCAAGAATCGAGGATGCAGGTTATTTGCCAACGGAGCAAGATATTTTGCGTGCTCGTGCTCCGACAACGGGAATTCTCGAATATCCCTTCGACTTGGATGGCATCGTCTTTAG AATGGTAGATGTTGGTGGTCAGAGATCAGAAAGACGGAAGTGGATTCACTGTTTCGAGAATGTAACATCTATCATATTTCTTGTAGCGCTTTCGGAATatgatcaaattttgtttgaatcagAGAATGag aatCGTATGGAAGAATCAAAAGCTCTatttaaaactattattaCCTACCCTTGGTTTCAACATTCTTctgttatattatttttgaacaagaaagatttgttagaagaaaaaataatgtacTCGCATTTGGTCGACTATTTCCCAGAATATGACG GACCAAAATGCGATGACAAGCCAGCTCGTGAATATATCTTGAAATTATACTTGAGAGAGAATCCCGATCCAGATCGCATGTGTTACTCTCATTTTACCGCTGCAACAG ACACGGAAAATATTAAACTCGTATTCTGCGCTGTAAAAGATACGATCATGCAGACAGCGTTGAAAGAGTTTAATTTAGCCTAA
- the LOC134832821 gene encoding G protein alpha q subunit isoform X5 — protein MECCLSEEAKEQKRINQEIERQLRRDKRDARRELKLLLLGTGESGKSTFIKQMRIIHGSGYSDEDKRGFIKLVYQNIFMAMQSMIRAMELLKIQYSIPSNSENAELIRGVDFETVTTFEPPYVQAIKDLWGDSGIQECYDRRREYQLTDSAKYYLMEIDRVAAINYLPTEQDILRVRVPTTGIIEYPFDLEEIRFSYLDDLARIEDAGYLPTEQDILRARAPTTGILEYPFDLDGIVFRMVDVGGQRSERRKWIHCFENVTSIIFLVALSEYDQILFESENENRMEESKALFKTIITYPWFQHSSVILFLNKKDLLEEKIMYSHLVDYFPEYDGPQRDAIAAREFILRMFVDLNPDSEKIIYSHFTCATDTENIKLVFCAVKDTIMQTALKEFNLA, from the exons ATGGAGTGCTGTCTTTCAGAGGAAGCCAAAGAACAAAAACGTATTAATCAAGAAATTGAAAGACAACTTAGACGAGACAAACGAGATGCCCGAAGGGAACTTAAATTACTCTTACTTG gtacTGGTGAATCGGGAAAGTCTACATTTATTAAGCAAATGCGTATTATTCATGGAAGCGGGTATTCTGATGAAGATAAACGTGGATTCATCAAATTAGTctaccaaaatatttttatggcaaTGCAGTCTATGATAAGAGCAATGGAACTACTCAAGATTCAATATAGTATACCGTCGAATTCA gaaaATGCAGAACTAATACGAGGCGTTGATTTTGAAACAGTAACAACATTCGAACCACCGTATGTTCAAGCGATTAAAGATCTATGGGGTGACTCAGGTATCCAAGAATGTTACGATCGACGAAGGGAATATCAGCTTACCGATTCCGCAAAATA cTACTTGATGGAAATTGACCGTGTTGCTGCCATAAACTATTTACCAACTGAACAAGATATTCTTCGTGTTCGTGTACCAACTACCGGTATAATCGAATATCCATTTGATTTGGAAGAAATTCGTTTTAG ctATTTGGATGATTTGGCAAGAATCGAGGATGCAGGTTATTTGCCAACGGAGCAAGATATTTTGCGTGCTCGTGCTCCGACAACGGGAATTCTCGAATATCCCTTCGACTTGGATGGCATCGTCTTTAG AATGGTAGATGTTGGTGGTCAGAGATCAGAAAGACGGAAGTGGATTCACTGTTTCGAGAATGTAACATCTATCATATTTCTTGTAGCGCTTTCGGAATatgatcaaattttgtttgaatcagAGAATGag aatCGTATGGAAGAATCAAAAGCTCTatttaaaactattattaCCTACCCTTGGTTTCAACATTCTTctgttatattatttttgaacaagaaagatttgttagaagaaaaaataatgtacTCGCATTTGGTCGACTATTTCCCAGAATATGACG GTCCTCAAAGAGACGCTATTGCTGCCAGAGAATTTATACTTAGGATGTTCGTAGACCTAAATCCggattctgaaaaaattatatactcGCATTTTACTTGCGCTACAG ACACGGAAAATATTAAACTCGTATTCTGCGCTGTAAAAGATACGATCATGCAGACAGCGTTGAAAGAGTTTAATTTAGCCTAA
- the LOC134832821 gene encoding G protein alpha q subunit isoform X3, whose amino-acid sequence MECCLSEEAKEQKRINQEIERQLRRDKRDARRELKLLLLGTGESGKSTFIKQMRIIHGSGYSDEDKRGFIKLVYQNIFMAMQSMIRAMELLKIQYSIPSNSENAELIRGVDFETVTTFEPPYVQAIKDLWGDSGIQECYDRRREYQLTDSAKYYLMEIDRVAAINYLPTEQDILRVRVPTTGIIEYPFDLEEIRFRMVDVGGQRSERRKWIHCFENVTSIIFLVALSEYDQILFESENENRMEESKALFKTIITYPWFQHSSVILFLNKKDLLEEKIMYSHLVDYFPEYDGPKCDDKPAREYILKLYLRENPDPDRMCYSHFTAATDTENIKLVFCAVKDTIMQTALKEFNLA is encoded by the exons ATGGAGTGCTGTCTTTCAGAGGAAGCCAAAGAACAAAAACGTATTAATCAAGAAATTGAAAGACAACTTAGACGAGACAAACGAGATGCCCGAAGGGAACTTAAATTACTCTTACTTG gtacTGGTGAATCGGGAAAGTCTACATTTATTAAGCAAATGCGTATTATTCATGGAAGCGGGTATTCTGATGAAGATAAACGTGGATTCATCAAATTAGTctaccaaaatatttttatggcaaTGCAGTCTATGATAAGAGCAATGGAACTACTCAAGATTCAATATAGTATACCGTCGAATTCA gaaaATGCAGAACTAATACGAGGCGTTGATTTTGAAACAGTAACAACATTCGAACCACCGTATGTTCAAGCGATTAAAGATCTATGGGGTGACTCAGGTATCCAAGAATGTTACGATCGACGAAGGGAATATCAGCTTACCGATTCCGCAAAATA cTACTTGATGGAAATTGACCGTGTTGCTGCCATAAACTATTTACCAACTGAACAAGATATTCTTCGTGTTCGTGTACCAACTACCGGTATAATCGAATATCCATTTGATTTGGAAGAAATTCGTTTTAG AATGGTAGATGTTGGTGGTCAGAGATCAGAAAGACGGAAGTGGATTCACTGTTTCGAGAATGTAACATCTATCATATTTCTTGTAGCGCTTTCGGAATatgatcaaattttgtttgaatcagAGAATGag aatCGTATGGAAGAATCAAAAGCTCTatttaaaactattattaCCTACCCTTGGTTTCAACATTCTTctgttatattatttttgaacaagaaagatttgttagaagaaaaaataatgtacTCGCATTTGGTCGACTATTTCCCAGAATATGACG GACCAAAATGCGATGACAAGCCAGCTCGTGAATATATCTTGAAATTATACTTGAGAGAGAATCCCGATCCAGATCGCATGTGTTACTCTCATTTTACCGCTGCAACAG ACACGGAAAATATTAAACTCGTATTCTGCGCTGTAAAAGATACGATCATGCAGACAGCGTTGAAAGAGTTTAATTTAGCCTAA
- the LOC134832821 gene encoding guanine nucleotide-binding protein G(q) subunit alpha isoform X2, with translation MECCLSEEAKEQKRINQEIERQLRRDKRDARRELKLLLLGTGESGKSTFIKQMRIIHGSGYSDEDKRGFIKLVYQNIFMAMQSMIRAMELLKIQYSIPSNSENAELIRGVDFETVTTFEPPYVQAIKDLWGDSGIQECYDRRREYQLTDSAKYYLDDLARIEDAGYLPTEQDILRARAPTTGILEYPFDLDGIVFRMVDVGGQRSERRKWIHCFENVTSIIFLVALSEYDQILFESENENRMEESKALFKTIITYPWFQHSSVILFLNKKDLLEEKIMYSHLVDYFPEYDGPQRDAIAAREFILRMFVDLNPDSEKIIYSHFTCATDTENIRFVFAAVKDTILQSNLKEYNLV, from the exons ATGGAGTGCTGTCTTTCAGAGGAAGCCAAAGAACAAAAACGTATTAATCAAGAAATTGAAAGACAACTTAGACGAGACAAACGAGATGCCCGAAGGGAACTTAAATTACTCTTACTTG gtacTGGTGAATCGGGAAAGTCTACATTTATTAAGCAAATGCGTATTATTCATGGAAGCGGGTATTCTGATGAAGATAAACGTGGATTCATCAAATTAGTctaccaaaatatttttatggcaaTGCAGTCTATGATAAGAGCAATGGAACTACTCAAGATTCAATATAGTATACCGTCGAATTCA gaaaATGCAGAACTAATACGAGGCGTTGATTTTGAAACAGTAACAACATTCGAACCACCGTATGTTCAAGCGATTAAAGATCTATGGGGTGACTCAGGTATCCAAGAATGTTACGATCGACGAAGGGAATATCAGCTTACCGATTCCGCAAAATA ctATTTGGATGATTTGGCAAGAATCGAGGATGCAGGTTATTTGCCAACGGAGCAAGATATTTTGCGTGCTCGTGCTCCGACAACGGGAATTCTCGAATATCCCTTCGACTTGGATGGCATCGTCTTTAG AATGGTAGATGTTGGTGGTCAGAGATCAGAAAGACGGAAGTGGATTCACTGTTTCGAGAATGTAACATCTATCATATTTCTTGTAGCGCTTTCGGAATatgatcaaattttgtttgaatcagAGAATGag aatCGTATGGAAGAATCAAAAGCTCTatttaaaactattattaCCTACCCTTGGTTTCAACATTCTTctgttatattatttttgaacaagaaagatttgttagaagaaaaaataatgtacTCGCATTTGGTCGACTATTTCCCAGAATATGACG GTCCTCAAAGAGACGCTATTGCTGCCAGAGAATTTATACTTAGGATGTTCGTAGACCTAAATCCggattctgaaaaaattatatactcGCATTTTACTTGCGCTACAG ATACAGAAAACATAAGGTTCGTGTTTGCAGCAGTGAAGGATACAATTTTACAGTCAAATCTAAAAGAATACAATTTGGTTTGA
- the LOC134832821 gene encoding guanine nucleotide-binding protein G(q) subunit alpha isoform X1 — protein MECCLSEEAKEQKRINQEIERQLRRDKRDARRELKLLLLGTGESGKSTFIKQMRIIHGSGYSDEDKRGFIKLVYQNIFMAMQSMIRAMELLKIQYSIPSNSENAELIRGVDFETVTTFEPPYVQAIKDLWGDSGIQECYDRRREYQLTDSAKYYLMEIDRVAAINYLPTEQDILRVRVPTTGIIEYPFDLEEIRFRMVDVGGQRSERRKWIHCFENVTSIIFLVALSEYDQILFESENENRMEESKALFKTIITYPWFQHSSVILFLNKKDLLEEKIMYSHLVDYFPEYDGPQRDAIAAREFILRMFVDLNPDSEKIIYSHFTCATDTENIRFVFAAVKDTILQSNLKEYNLV, from the exons ATGGAGTGCTGTCTTTCAGAGGAAGCCAAAGAACAAAAACGTATTAATCAAGAAATTGAAAGACAACTTAGACGAGACAAACGAGATGCCCGAAGGGAACTTAAATTACTCTTACTTG gtacTGGTGAATCGGGAAAGTCTACATTTATTAAGCAAATGCGTATTATTCATGGAAGCGGGTATTCTGATGAAGATAAACGTGGATTCATCAAATTAGTctaccaaaatatttttatggcaaTGCAGTCTATGATAAGAGCAATGGAACTACTCAAGATTCAATATAGTATACCGTCGAATTCA gaaaATGCAGAACTAATACGAGGCGTTGATTTTGAAACAGTAACAACATTCGAACCACCGTATGTTCAAGCGATTAAAGATCTATGGGGTGACTCAGGTATCCAAGAATGTTACGATCGACGAAGGGAATATCAGCTTACCGATTCCGCAAAATA cTACTTGATGGAAATTGACCGTGTTGCTGCCATAAACTATTTACCAACTGAACAAGATATTCTTCGTGTTCGTGTACCAACTACCGGTATAATCGAATATCCATTTGATTTGGAAGAAATTCGTTTTAG AATGGTAGATGTTGGTGGTCAGAGATCAGAAAGACGGAAGTGGATTCACTGTTTCGAGAATGTAACATCTATCATATTTCTTGTAGCGCTTTCGGAATatgatcaaattttgtttgaatcagAGAATGag aatCGTATGGAAGAATCAAAAGCTCTatttaaaactattattaCCTACCCTTGGTTTCAACATTCTTctgttatattatttttgaacaagaaagatttgttagaagaaaaaataatgtacTCGCATTTGGTCGACTATTTCCCAGAATATGACG GTCCTCAAAGAGACGCTATTGCTGCCAGAGAATTTATACTTAGGATGTTCGTAGACCTAAATCCggattctgaaaaaattatatactcGCATTTTACTTGCGCTACAG ATACAGAAAACATAAGGTTCGTGTTTGCAGCAGTGAAGGATACAATTTTACAGTCAAATCTAAAAGAATACAATTTGGTTTGA
- the LOC134831549 gene encoding uncharacterized protein LOC134831549 isoform X2, protein MVSRRKILSKSRDDLTFDPTYFKKEEEDVWFQKDKLFKDHLQEVLDKWNQIDDEIWAKVIVFERNRRVAKAYARAPVLTINGSDDGFDGMKIGLCGFDNPMRDKRTDEYKRHIAQGIKIKMDEAGNILVRRYCKSNIYVKSTSPNVAEETAIGAEITKLPGMAIETEKIVKLFDMKKFQSNVHRELSRGYPDRRKLETQCLSMLAFVKSENEVLDCPIWVLIINVVAMDMLKSKLPIAPSIVGAPTQRQFDIKNRPRIPIPDEDPYSTAENFASATSSNSGLKRGEKPPKLPPRDKIYSSEIQKPVIYETKEESKLKLFSRSRSKKDQEKDNNNRKYEDPYYCGLRARVPNFVKSNKKNSKDLKRGLSHPASMSNLLPQVRRAPNMQESIRMPPERNAALWHARSYESGIDLQESPYSHLYGHTAIPRGYVPAPRSMYIGEWD, encoded by the exons ATGGTTTCTCGTCGGAAAATCCTGTCAAAATCGCGCGATGATCTGACTTTCGATCCGACATATTTCAAGAAGGAAGAGGAAGACGTTTGGTTCCAAAAAGACAAACTCTTCAAGGATCATCTGCAAGAAGTGCTCGACAAATGGAATCAAATCGACGACGAAATTTGGGCAAAAGTCATCGTTTTCGAGCGAAATCGTCGTGTTGCGAAAGCTTATGCGCGTGCGCCTGTCCTCACCATTAACGGCTCCGACGATGGTTTCGACGGCATGAAAATTGGCTTGTGTGGCTTCGATAATCCGATGCGCGATAAGCGAACGGACGAGTACAAGCGACACATTGCGCAAGGCATCAAGATCAAAATGGACGAGGCGGGCAACATTCTTGTGCGTCGTTACTGCAAAAGCAACATTTATGTCAAAAGTACGTCGCCAAATGTCGCCGAAGAAACGGCAATTGGCGCCGAAATCACAAAGTTACCCGGAATGGCAATTGAAACAGAGAAAATTGTCAAA ctcttcgacatgaaaaaattccaatcaAACGTACACAGAGAACTGAGTCGTGGTTACCCGGATCGTCGTAAACTCGAAACGCAATGCCTGTCGATGCTGGCGTTCGTCAAATCCGAAAATGAAGTACTCGATTGCCCGATTTGGGTGTTAATTATCAACGTTGTTGCGATGGATATGCTGAAGAGCAAGTTGCCAATAG CGCCATCGATTGTTGGAGCGCCAACTCAACGACAATTCGACATCAAAAATCGCCCGAGAATACCGATTCCGGATGAGGATCCATACAGCACGGCAGAAAATTTTGCGAGTGCAACGAGTTCAAAttcag gtttgaAGAGAGGCGAAAAGCCGCCAAAGTTACCGCCTCGtgataaaatttactcaaGTGAGATTCAAAAA CCCGTTATCTACGAGACAAAAGAAGAATCAAAATTGAAGCTTTTCTCACGGAGTAGGAGTAAAAAAGATCAAGAAAAGGACAATAATAACAGAAAAtacg AGGATCCATATTACTGCGGTCTTCGTGCACGCGTTCCCAACTTTGTCAAATCCAACAAAAAGAACTCAAAGGACTTAAAACGTGGCCTAAGCCATCCCGCATCCATGTCAAATCTGTTGCCACAAGTTAGACGAGCGCCAAATATGCAGGAAAGCATCAGAATGCCGCCAGAGAGGAACGCCGCTTTATGGCATGCGAGAAGTTATGAGAGCGGAattg atttacaAGAATCACCTTATAGTCATTTGTATGGGCATACTGCAATTCCGAGAGGATATGTTCCGGCGCCGCGATCCATGTACATTGGAGAATGGgactaa
- the LOC134831549 gene encoding uncharacterized protein LOC134831549 isoform X1, with product MVSRRKILSKSRDDLTFDPTYFKKEEEDVWFQKDKLFKDHLQEVLDKWNQIDDEIWAKVIVFERNRRVAKAYARAPVLTINGSDDGFDGMKIGLCGFDNPMRDKRTDEYKRHIAQGIKIKMDEAGNILVRRYCKSNIYVKSTSPNVAEETAIGAEITKLPGMAIETEKIVKLFDMKKFQSNVHRELSRGYPDRRKLETQCLSMLAFVKSENEVLDCPIWVLIINVVAMDMLKSKLPIGESLNSPEIIRENHFPRIAAPSIVGAPTQRQFDIKNRPRIPIPDEDPYSTAENFASATSSNSGLKRGEKPPKLPPRDKIYSSEIQKPVIYETKEESKLKLFSRSRSKKDQEKDNNNRKYEDPYYCGLRARVPNFVKSNKKNSKDLKRGLSHPASMSNLLPQVRRAPNMQESIRMPPERNAALWHARSYESGIDLQESPYSHLYGHTAIPRGYVPAPRSMYIGEWD from the exons ATGGTTTCTCGTCGGAAAATCCTGTCAAAATCGCGCGATGATCTGACTTTCGATCCGACATATTTCAAGAAGGAAGAGGAAGACGTTTGGTTCCAAAAAGACAAACTCTTCAAGGATCATCTGCAAGAAGTGCTCGACAAATGGAATCAAATCGACGACGAAATTTGGGCAAAAGTCATCGTTTTCGAGCGAAATCGTCGTGTTGCGAAAGCTTATGCGCGTGCGCCTGTCCTCACCATTAACGGCTCCGACGATGGTTTCGACGGCATGAAAATTGGCTTGTGTGGCTTCGATAATCCGATGCGCGATAAGCGAACGGACGAGTACAAGCGACACATTGCGCAAGGCATCAAGATCAAAATGGACGAGGCGGGCAACATTCTTGTGCGTCGTTACTGCAAAAGCAACATTTATGTCAAAAGTACGTCGCCAAATGTCGCCGAAGAAACGGCAATTGGCGCCGAAATCACAAAGTTACCCGGAATGGCAATTGAAACAGAGAAAATTGTCAAA ctcttcgacatgaaaaaattccaatcaAACGTACACAGAGAACTGAGTCGTGGTTACCCGGATCGTCGTAAACTCGAAACGCAATGCCTGTCGATGCTGGCGTTCGTCAAATCCGAAAATGAAGTACTCGATTGCCCGATTTGGGTGTTAATTATCAACGTTGTTGCGATGGATATGCTGAAGAGCAAGTTGCCAATAGGTGAGTCTCTGAATTCGCCGGAAATTATTCGAGAGAATCATTTTCCACGAATCGCAGCGCCATCGATTGTTGGAGCGCCAACTCAACGACAATTCGACATCAAAAATCGCCCGAGAATACCGATTCCGGATGAGGATCCATACAGCACGGCAGAAAATTTTGCGAGTGCAACGAGTTCAAAttcag gtttgaAGAGAGGCGAAAAGCCGCCAAAGTTACCGCCTCGtgataaaatttactcaaGTGAGATTCAAAAA CCCGTTATCTACGAGACAAAAGAAGAATCAAAATTGAAGCTTTTCTCACGGAGTAGGAGTAAAAAAGATCAAGAAAAGGACAATAATAACAGAAAAtacg AGGATCCATATTACTGCGGTCTTCGTGCACGCGTTCCCAACTTTGTCAAATCCAACAAAAAGAACTCAAAGGACTTAAAACGTGGCCTAAGCCATCCCGCATCCATGTCAAATCTGTTGCCACAAGTTAGACGAGCGCCAAATATGCAGGAAAGCATCAGAATGCCGCCAGAGAGGAACGCCGCTTTATGGCATGCGAGAAGTTATGAGAGCGGAattg atttacaAGAATCACCTTATAGTCATTTGTATGGGCATACTGCAATTCCGAGAGGATATGTTCCGGCGCCGCGATCCATGTACATTGGAGAATGGgactaa